One region of Mangifera indica cultivar Alphonso chromosome 3, CATAS_Mindica_2.1, whole genome shotgun sequence genomic DNA includes:
- the LOC123212151 gene encoding cationic amino acid transporter 6, chloroplastic-like has protein sequence MANTLQSSVNNINFFSKYCQSLSQTPHRLRKRMLATWTPDQELNQVRLRSGADMKRKLMWYDLVALGVGGMLGVGVFVTTGPVAHETSGPAVFISYIIAGISALLSSLCYTEFSVQIPVAGGAFSYLRVTFGEFVGYFAGANILMEYVLSNAAVARSFTDYLCQAVGENHQNSWRIEVDGLVKGYNMLDLPAVALILLLTVCLCHSTKESSLLNLIMTVFHVIFFGFIIIAGFCNGSSENLVKPGGLAPFGVKGVVNGAAKVYFSYIGYDSVSTMAEEIQNPRKSLPVGIVGSVLTVSFLYCLMALSLCVMVPYNQIVKTASFSMAFQKIGWEWTSNVVGAGASLGIVASLLVAMLGQARYLCVIGRARLVPSWLAKVHPSTGTPFNATLFLGLCTASIALFTDLQIVLELISISTLVVFYLVANALIYRRYVIISSNPPPHTLFFLFILSFTAFGFSMSLKFGQHWWGLPLFGGLMVMITGFFHYTVPCLRHSGEWSVPFMPWPAVMSIFLNVFLMTSLKILSYQRFAVWACLISLFYALYGVHSTYEAEEMKMGVQEVPNPPIPQTKLDIQVL, from the exons ATGGCAAACACTCTGCAATCTTCAGTCAACAACATTAATTTCTTCTCTAAGTATTGCCAATCTCTTTCCCAAACCCCTCACAGGCTCAGGAAGAGAATGCTAGCCACATGGACACCAGACCAAGAGCTCAATCAAGTGAGGTTAAGGTCTGGTGCAGACATGAAAAGGAAACTCATGTGGTATGATTTAGTGGCTCTTGGTGTTGGTGGCATGCTTGGCGTTGGTGTTTTTGTCACCACTGGCCCTGTGGCCCATGAAACCTCCGGCCCTGCTGTCttcatatcttatattattgCCGGCATATCAGCTCTTTTATCTTCCTTGTGTTACACTGAATTTTCTGTACAGATTCCTGTTGCCGGAGGCGCCTTCAGTTATCTACGGGTGACCTTTG GAGAGTTTGTGGGGTATTTTGCGGGGGCAAACATACTTATGGAGTATGTACTTTCAAACGCTGCGGTGGCAAGAAGTTTTACGGACTATTTGTGCCAAGCTGTTGGAGAAAATCATCAAAACTCGTGGAGAATAGAAGTGGATGGACTAGTAAAGGGTTACAATATGTTGGATCTACCAGCGGTCGCACTTATTCTTCTTCTCACAGTCTGTTTATGCCACAG TACGAAGGAAAGCTCGTTGCTGAACCTTATTATGACAGTGTTTCATGTGATATTCTTTGGATTCATCATAATTGCTGGTTTCTGCAATGGGAGTTCAGAAAACTTGGTAAAGCCAGGTGGACTAGCTCCTTTTGGAGTTAAAGGTGTTGTTAATGGAGCCGCCAAAGTTTACTTCAGCTATATTGGGTATGACTCGGTTTCAACCATGGCAGAAGAAATCCAAAACCCTCGTAAAAGTCTACCGGTGGGCATTGTGGGTTCTGTTCTCACAGTTTCCTTTCTATATTGCCTCATGGCCTTATCTTTGTGCGTGATGGTGCCTTACAATCAG ATAGTGAAAACAGCATCATTTTCAATGGCTTTCCAAAAGATTGGCTGGGAGTGGACTAGCAATGTGGTTGGCGCCGGAGCAAGCTTGGGAATTGTTGCTTCTCTTCTGGTTGCCATGTTAGGCCAAGCCAGGTACCTTTGTGTTATTGGAAGGGCTCGTCTAGTGCCTTCCTGGTTGGCCAAGGTGCATCCTTCCACAGGAACCCCATTTAACGCCACTCTCTTCTTGG GGCTTTGCACAGCATCAATTGCACTCTTCACAGACCTCCAAATCGTGCTTGAATTGATCTCCATCAGCACGCTTGTGGTGTTCTACTTAGTTGCCAATGCTCTCATTTACCGTCGTTATGTGATCATTAGCAGCAATCCCCCACCTCACAcactcttcttcctctttattcTCTCATTCACTGCTTTTGGGTTCTCCATGTCGCTGAAATTTGGGCAACATTGGTGGGGCTTGCCTCTGTTTGGTGGGTTAATGGTGATGATCACAGGCTTCTTCCACTACACTGTACCTTGCCTCCGCCATTCTGGAGAATGGTCCGTGCCATTCATGCCATGGCCAGCTGTTATGTCAATTTTCCTTAATGTCTTCCTCATGACCTCGCTAAAAATCCTTTCCTACCAGAGATTTGCCGTGTGGGCTTGTTTGATCTCTTTGTTTTATGCGCTCTATGGCGTTCACTCAACTTACGAAGCTGAAGAGATGAAAATGGGCGTGCAAGAAGTTCCAAACCCACCAATCCCGCAAACTAAGCTAGACATTCAAGTGCTTTAA
- the LOC123209967 gene encoding (S)-ureidoglycine aminohydrolase, giving the protein MQTLQIFLLLSVTLGFVEVGYSDGGFCSARSVLDSETSSKPLYWKVTNPTLSPSHLQDLPGFTRSVYKRDHALITPESHVFSPLPDWTNTLGAYLITPAMGSHFVMYLANMQGNSRSGLPPHDVERFIFVVKGTVTLTNGSGFSNELMVDSYAYLPPNFEHSLRADKSSTIVVFERRYAASENHIAEQIIGSTDKQPLLESPGEVFQLRKLLPASMPYDFNIHIMDFQPGEFLNVKEVHYNQHGLLLLEGQGIYRLGDNWYPVQAGDAIWMSPFVPQWYAALGKTRTRYLLYKDVNRNPL; this is encoded by the exons ATGCAGACACTCCAAATTTTTCTTCTACTTTCTGTCACTCTGG gTTTTGTTGAAGTTGGGTACAGTGATGGAGGGTTTTGTTCTGCACGTTCAGTCTTGGATAGCGAAACGAGTTCTAAACCTTTGTACTGGAAAGTCACAAACCCAACACTATCGCCTTCTCATCTGCAAG ACTTGCCTGGTTTCACACGCAGTGTATACAAAAGAGACCATGCTTTAATCACACCTGAAAGTCATGTATTCAGTCCTTTACCGGACTG GACAAACACGTTGGGAGCTTATTTAATCACACCAGCAATGGGCTCACACTTTGTGATGTACCTAGCAAATATGCAAg GAAATTCCAGATCAGGGCTTCCCCCACATGATGTGGAGAG GTTCATATTTGTAGTTAAAGGTACTGTGACACTCACTAATGGATCTGGTTTTAGCAACGAACTGATG GTGGATTCATATGCTTATCTACCTCCTAATTTTGAACATTCACTGAGGGCTGATAAATCTTCTACTATAGTGGTGTTTGAGCGAAG GTATGCAGCGTCAGAAAATCATATAGCTGAGCAGATAATCGGTTCAACAGACAAGCAGCCGCTTCTTGAATCTCCTGGGGAG GTTTTTCAGCTGAGGAAGCTTCTTCCTGCATCGATGCCTTATGACTTTAATATCCAT ATCATGGATTTTCAGCCTGGAGAGTTCCTGAATGTGAAG GAAGTCCATTATAATCAGCATGGTTTGTTGCTTTTAGAGGGACAGGGTATCTATCGCTTGGGTGATAACTG GTACCCAGTTCAAGCTGGTGATGCCATTTGGATGTCACCATTTGTGCCACAATG GTATGCTGCGCTAGGCAAAACCAGGACCCGATATCTGCTTTACAAAGATGTAAATAGGAATCCACTGTAA
- the LOC123210824 gene encoding subtilisin-like protease SBT2.5: MPRCTFILFISFIIISNYLASEAKVFMILMDEEPAISPQNEQSYLRNYTDDVVVYKERISSGHDRFLESLLHRDSYTKLYSYTHLTSGFAIHVESEEVLSALQNAKGVRAIYEDVKMKKLTTHTPEFLGIPDQVWPIFGGSDNSGEGVVIGFIDTGINPEHPSFSSRSSRGTLSRGKFKGICTTGERFPREACSGKIVGAHYFARAAIAHGDFNSSRDYASPFDADGHGSHTASTAAGNYHVPVIVNGFNYGYASGMAPGARIAVYKALHTFGGYMSDVVAAIDQAVEDGVDIINLSVGPSTIPSGSTAFLNLLELELLFAVKAGVFVAQAAGNGGPYSTSILSFSPWITSIAACVTDRKYINTISLGNGQSFSGTGLAPPTAGTIYYPIAAAVDACLRNTTTGIASLESCQRPELFIPSLARGKLIICTYSFDFEYEAATLAAIADNIKNMAAAGFILIMDPDMGSTPVNGSTMTPRVPGIILNNMQASMALWEYYNANTIRSRSGQAVIFNARARILDGRQAIYTNQAPMVASYSSRGPDVNNALLQTADVLKPNVMAPGSSIWAAWSPDSGSDQLIKGQNFALLTGTSMATPHVAGIAALIKHKHPKWSPAAITSAMMSSADVMDHSGSPILAQSTTGLVEATPFDFGAGFINPARAINPGLIFNAYFQHYVQFLCAVPGVDDESIRRVVGIGCSTARKAWCSDLNTASITVSNLVGSRKVIRQVTNVSGKNETYRVTVRQPSGVKVTVKPQAFDIGGNASMRLKIVLKATEATRAYSFGEMLLQGSNMHVIRVPIAVYVSNSIGF; encoded by the exons ATGCCTCGTTGCACCTTCATTCTCTTCATCTCTTTTATTATAATCTCCAACTATCTAGCTTCAGAAGCTAAGGTCTTCATGATTTTAATGGATGAAGAACCTGCTATTTCTCCCCAAAATGAACAATCTTATCTCAG GAATTATACTGATGATGTGGTGGTGTACAAAGAGAGGATTAGTAGTGGGCATGACAGATTCCTGGAGTCTCTTCTCCATAGAGATTCCTACACCAAACTCTACAGCTACACTCATTTGACCAGTGGATTCGCAATCCACGTTGAGTCTGAAGAG GTCCTCAGCGCTCTTCAAAATGCAAAGGGAGTTAGAGCCATCTATGAAGATGTAAAAATGAAGAAGCTAACAACGCATACTCCTGAATTCCTCGGAATTCCTGACCAAGTTTGGCCCATTTTTGGGGGATCAGACAATTCGGGTGAAGGGGTGGTGATAGGCTTTATTGATACTGGTATTAATCCTGAACATCCTAGTTTCTCTAGCAGGTCCTCTAGGGGAACTCTGAGTAGAGGTAAATTCAAAGGGATATGTACTACTGGGGAGAGGTTTCCCAGGGAAGCATGCTCTGGTAAGATAGTAGGAGCTCATTATTTTGCACGAGCAGCAATTGCTCATGGTGATTTCAACTCCAGTCGCGACTATGCATCTCCTTTTGATGCTGACGGTCACGGAAG CCACACAGCATCAACAGCTGCAGGAAACTACCATGTACCTGTAATTGTTAATGGCTTCAATTATGGATATGCTAGTGGCATGGCTCCAGGAGCAAG GATTGCTGTGTATAAAGCTCTTCATACTTTTGGAGGTTATATGTCTGATGTTGTGGCTGCTATTGATCAG GCAGTGGAAGATGGAGTAGATATAATAAATCTCTCTGTAGGCCCTTCCACCATCCCTTCTGGTTCTACCGCCTTCCTCAATTTACTAGAATTGGAGCTCTTGTTTGCAGTCAAAGCTGGAGTTTTTGTTGCTCAAGCTGCCGGCAATGGTGGCCCTTACTCCACTTCAATTCTTTCTTTCAGCCCATGGATCACAAGCATTGCTGCATGTGTCACTGACCGGAAGTACATCAACACAATAAGTTTAGGCAATGGACAAAGCTTCTCTGGCACAGGCCTTGCGC CTCCAACAGCTGGAACAATATATTATCCTATAGCAGCAGCTGTTGATGCCTGTCTGAGGAACACTACCACTGGCATTGCATCGCTTGAGAGCTGTCAGCGTCCGGAGCTCTTCATCCCATCCCTAGCTCGAGGGAAACTAATTATCTGCACATACTCGTTTGATTTTGAGTACGAAGCTGCAACTCTTGCAGCCATCGCAGATAACATTAAAAACATGGCGGCTGCAGGATTTATCCTCATAATGGACCCTGATATGGGTTCAACACCAGTCAATGGTTCTACAATGACCCCGCGAGTCCCTGGAATTATCCTAAATAACATGCAAGCTTCAATG GCTCTATGGGAATATTACAACGCCAATACCATTAGAAGCAGAAGCGGACAAGCAGTAATCTTCAATGCAAGGGCAAGAATACTAGATGGAAGGCAAGCAATTTATACTAATCAGGCACCAATGGTGGCATCCTACTCTTCTAGAGGCCCTGATGTGAACAACGCACTTTTGCAAACAGCTGATGTCCTCAAACCCAATGTAATGGCCCCGGGGTCTTCAATTTGGGCCGCTTGGAGCCCTGACAGCGGGAGTGATCAACTTATCAAAG GGCAGAATTTTGCACTGTTAACCGGCACCAGCATGGCTACCCCCCATGTAGCTGGCATTGCTgctttaatcaaacataaacaCCCCAAGTGGAGTCCTGCTGCTATTACATCGGCAATGATGTCAAGTGCAGATGTAATGGATCACTCTGGCTCTCCGATCTTAGCACAATCAACTACCGGACTAGTTGAGGCCACCCCATTTGATTTTGGTGCAGGATTTATCAACCCAGCTCGAGCTATTAACCCAGGACTCATATTCAATGCCTATTTCCAGCATTACGTACAATTTCTTTGTGCTGTTCCAGGTGTTGATGATGAGTCTATAAGACGAGTAGTAGGAATTGGATGCTCCACAGCCAGAAAAGCATGGTGCTCGGATTTAAACACTGCAAGCATAACTGTTTCAAATCTTGTTGGGTCAAGGAAGGTGATCCGGCAAGTAACAAATGTAAgtggaaaaaatgaaacttacaGGGTGACTGTGAGACAACCATCGGGCGTGAAAGTTACTGTTAAGCCGCAGGCTTTTGATATAGGGGGAAATGCTTCAATGCGGCTAAAGATTGTATTAAAAGCTACGGAAGCAACAAGAGCTTACTCATTTGGAGAGATGCTATTGCAGGGAAGTAACATGCATGTCATTAGAGTTCCTATAGCCGTCTATGTGAGCAACTCTATTgggttttga